The proteins below are encoded in one region of Arenibacter algicola:
- a CDS encoding tellurite resistance TerB family protein, which yields MSYVDLYSSGTHRRNLAHFASIATLAAIDGEINSKERELLDRFANKLDITEDEYKEVMKSDNKYPINPPASSEERLERLFDLFRIIFVDNVIDEEERALITKYAIGLGYRSESANLIIKRSIDIFTGKISFEDYLYLLKH from the coding sequence ACAGAAGAAATTTAGCGCATTTTGCATCTATTGCTACTTTGGCCGCCATTGACGGCGAAATAAACTCTAAGGAAAGGGAATTATTGGACCGTTTTGCCAATAAGCTTGATATTACGGAGGATGAATATAAAGAAGTTATGAAATCGGATAACAAATATCCTATTAATCCACCTGCCAGTTCTGAAGAGCGTTTGGAAAGGTTATTCGATTTGTTCAGAATTATCTTCGTTGACAATGTAATTGATGAGGAGGAAAGAGCCCTAATCACCAAATACGCCATAGGTTTGGGGTACAGGTCCGAAAGTGCCAATCTGATCATTAAAAGATCTATAGATATTTTTACTGGAAAAATAAGTTTTGAGGACTATTTGTACCTTTTGAAACACTAA
- a CDS encoding GNAT family N-acetyltransferase: MKYIIRDAEAKDMAQVHKLIQELAVFEKEDNAVEVTVEDLKTDGFGTDKLFHCYVAETDGDVVGMALLYSRYSTWKGPIIHLEDLIVTEAMRGSGLGAALLAKVVEHGYQLGVKRISWEVLDWNDPAISFYESKGARVLRDWNVVHLDEKGIKTFLNKL; this comes from the coding sequence ATGAAGTACATTATTCGAGATGCCGAAGCCAAGGATATGGCCCAGGTACATAAACTGATCCAGGAATTGGCCGTTTTTGAAAAGGAGGACAATGCCGTAGAGGTTACGGTAGAGGATTTAAAAACGGATGGATTTGGCACGGACAAATTGTTCCATTGCTATGTTGCGGAAACTGATGGGGATGTGGTAGGGATGGCCCTTTTGTACAGTAGGTACTCCACTTGGAAAGGTCCAATTATACACTTGGAAGATCTGATAGTTACCGAAGCAATGAGAGGTAGTGGGCTGGGTGCGGCCTTGTTGGCAAAAGTAGTGGAGCACGGATATCAACTTGGGGTTAAACGTATTAGCTGGGAGGTCTTGGACTGGAATGACCCGGCGATTTCGTTTTACGAAAGTAAAGGCGCCAGAGTTTTGAGGGATTGGAATGTAGTTCATTTGGACGAAAAAGGAATTAAAACATTTTTAAATAAGTTATGA
- the fbp gene encoding class 1 fructose-bisphosphatase produces MHRKNTTLGEFIIENQSSFQYSSGELSKLINAIRLAAKVVNHEVNKAGLVDIIGAAGDTNIQGEDQQKLDVLANEKFIQTLINREIVCGIASEEEDDFISINSSDNQHQNKYIVLIDPLDGSANIDVNVSVGTIFSIYRRVTPIGTPVSLEDFLQPGRAQIAAGYIVYGTSTMLVYTTGDGVNGFTLNPALGTFYLSHPNMEFPETGKIYSVNEGNYVHFPQGVKDYIKYCQKEEGDRPYTSRYIGSLVSDFHRNMIKGGIYLYPKSSVAAEGKLRLLYECNPMAFIAEQAKGKASNGFGPILDIKPTELHMRVPFFCGSKKMVEKAEEFMQAAK; encoded by the coding sequence ATGCACAGAAAAAATACGACCCTGGGAGAATTCATTATTGAAAACCAATCTTCTTTCCAATATTCCTCCGGAGAACTTTCCAAACTTATAAACGCTATTAGATTGGCGGCAAAAGTAGTAAACCACGAGGTAAATAAGGCGGGATTGGTAGATATTATTGGGGCGGCAGGGGATACCAATATTCAGGGGGAGGACCAACAAAAATTGGATGTTCTGGCCAACGAAAAATTTATTCAGACCTTAATTAATCGTGAAATTGTCTGTGGGATAGCCTCCGAGGAAGAAGATGATTTTATCAGTATTAATAGTAGTGATAACCAACACCAAAACAAATACATTGTATTGATAGATCCCTTGGATGGTTCGGCCAATATAGATGTGAATGTTTCCGTAGGGACCATTTTCTCCATATACAGAAGGGTTACCCCTATTGGCACCCCTGTTTCCCTAGAAGATTTTTTGCAGCCTGGCAGGGCGCAAATAGCGGCAGGCTATATTGTTTATGGAACTTCGACCATGTTGGTGTATACTACTGGCGACGGGGTGAACGGATTTACCTTAAATCCGGCCCTGGGAACTTTTTATCTTTCCCATCCCAATATGGAGTTTCCCGAAACGGGCAAAATTTACTCGGTAAACGAGGGTAATTATGTACACTTCCCCCAAGGTGTAAAGGATTACATTAAATATTGCCAAAAGGAGGAAGGGGATAGGCCGTATACCTCAAGATACATTGGTTCCCTGGTTTCCGATTTCCATAGAAATATGATCAAGGGCGGAATTTATTTATATCCCAAGAGCAGTGTTGCAGCGGAGGGTAAATTGCGTTTGCTCTACGAATGCAATCCAATGGCATTTATTGCCGAACAGGCCAAAGGGAAGGCCAGTAATGGGTTTGGTCCCATTTTGGACATTAAACCTACCGAACTGCATATGAGGGTGCCCTTCTTCTGTGGAAGCAAAAAAATGGTAGAAAAGGCAGAGGAGTTTATGCAGGCCGCAAAATAG
- a CDS encoding aspartate kinase: MRVFKFGGASVKDASSVKNVVRVLEEVGHDNTLLVVSAMGKTTNAMEDVVNAYFKDKSLLPAAVHEVIQYHDNILHDLFPNDKHPVFAKVKTLFDEVQGFLVWNKSPKHGFVYDQVVGYGELVSTTILSAYLNEIGIANQWLDVRSLIKTNDDYRDAKVNWDKTQINVNEKVDKHKLNITQGFLGSDDNNFTTTLGREGSDYTAAILAYCLNAEEVTIWKDVPGVLNADPRYFEKTELLNKISYREAIELAFYGASVIHPKTLQPLQRKEIPLHVKSFINPKDKGTTVGKGIGIEPKVPCFIVKKNQVLMKLSSLDFSFIVEDSISELFKLLHDHQMKVDLIQNSAISFSVCVDNKFDKLEELLNLLKSRFKVVHHEGVSLYTIRHFDTEALTSLQNGKEILLEQRGKETVQLVVQ, encoded by the coding sequence ATGAGGGTTTTTAAATTTGGAGGAGCATCGGTAAAAGATGCAAGCAGTGTAAAAAACGTTGTTAGGGTTTTAGAGGAAGTTGGTCATGACAACACCCTTTTGGTAGTATCGGCCATGGGGAAGACGACCAATGCCATGGAAGATGTTGTAAATGCCTATTTTAAGGATAAGTCTTTATTACCGGCAGCAGTGCATGAGGTTATTCAATATCATGACAACATTCTGCACGACTTGTTTCCCAATGACAAGCATCCGGTTTTTGCCAAGGTAAAAACACTTTTTGATGAAGTACAGGGCTTTTTGGTCTGGAACAAATCTCCTAAACATGGATTTGTATATGATCAGGTTGTAGGTTATGGCGAATTGGTTTCTACCACCATTCTCAGCGCCTATTTAAATGAAATTGGAATAGCCAATCAATGGTTGGACGTGCGCTCTTTGATCAAGACCAACGACGATTATCGCGATGCCAAAGTAAATTGGGATAAAACGCAAATAAACGTCAACGAGAAGGTAGATAAGCATAAACTAAATATTACACAGGGCTTTTTAGGAAGTGATGATAACAACTTTACCACTACTTTGGGCCGTGAGGGTTCTGACTACACTGCTGCTATTTTGGCCTATTGCCTAAATGCCGAGGAAGTAACGATTTGGAAAGATGTTCCAGGGGTTTTAAATGCCGATCCAAGATATTTTGAAAAAACAGAATTATTAAACAAAATCTCTTATCGGGAAGCCATTGAACTTGCCTTTTATGGGGCTTCCGTAATTCACCCAAAAACTTTGCAACCATTGCAGAGAAAAGAAATACCCTTACACGTTAAATCCTTTATTAACCCTAAGGACAAAGGAACCACAGTCGGAAAAGGCATTGGGATAGAACCTAAGGTTCCCTGTTTTATCGTAAAAAAGAACCAAGTGCTAATGAAGCTATCCTCCTTGGATTTTTCGTTCATTGTGGAAGATAGTATCAGCGAACTATTTAAATTATTGCACGACCATCAGATGAAAGTAGATCTGATACAAAATTCCGCCATTAGTTTTTCTGTATGTGTCGATAATAAATTTGACAAATTAGAGGAGCTTTTAAACCTGTTAAAAAGTAGGTTCAAGGTGGTGCATCATGAGGGTGTTTCCCTATATACCATTAGGCATTTTGACACCGAAGCTTTAACAAGTCTCCAAAATGGCAAGGAAATCCTGCTTGAACAACGTGGCAAGGAAACAGTACAATTGGTAGTGCAATAG